The proteins below come from a single Molothrus ater isolate BHLD 08-10-18 breed brown headed cowbird chromosome 3, BPBGC_Mater_1.1, whole genome shotgun sequence genomic window:
- the LOC129046621 gene encoding uncharacterized protein LOC129046621, whose product MARPQTHLVATYLLWATLTTSCSAWTLPQPKPNVWRTLAEALGQDHLCLNTAAAEDPMASCLVGIPLPPSQLPSPFNYIYSFRTTPKSPTAFWNAWRDHLRLQPTLEVNPPELHLLGSALAPVCLIFRYIPSPGNPLYFREAPGSQHPPSASLRYSRSLTLLNPFNASYLPNQWCKRIEKIPLATSPNDKAVTLPHGLFLICGNRAWAGIPSNPIGGPCALGRLSLFTPNLTHIIDWQNKSASLNSTFNSVRTKRDLKNLDEGCDSVIEHWDRTKATALTVLLPWVAIAKSLGELGRLECWVVKQANLTSAALTDLLYDEKVTRQATLQNRAAIDFLLLLHQHKCEEFEGLCCLNLSSRAEDARVSIERMQNHLENIKAQTTDWLGDMFRGWGFSNWVVAILKPIVYLCFSLILVLLAASILWKILKNFINRALSSPEVLRLQAPPNSPEENSWEDPDEGDSMEPVDQELPYEDSEFEP is encoded by the coding sequence ATGGCACGGCCCCAGACACACCTAGTTGCCACCTACCTCCTTTGGGCCACGCTCaccaccagctgctctgcatggacTCTCCCCCAGCCGAAACCTAATGTTTGGCGGACCCTCGCGGAAGCCCTGGGGCAAGATCACCTTTGCCTGAACACGGCGGCAGCAGAAGACCCGATGGCGTCTTGCCTCGTGGGGATCCcgctccccccttcccagcttccctcccctttcaatTATATTTACTCCTTCAGAACTACCCCGAAATCCCCCACTGCTTTTTGGAACGCCTGGAGAGACCACCTCCGCTTACAACCTACTCTTGAGGTGAACCCTCCAGAGCTCCATTTGCTCGGCTCTGCACTTGCCCCAGTTTGCCTCATTTTTCGATATATCCCCAGCCCCGGTAATCCTCTATATTTTAGAGAAGCCCCGGGTTCCCAACACCCCCCCTCTGCCTCACTCCGGTATTCACGCTCTCTGACCCTGTTGAACCCCTTCAATGCCTCCTATCTCCCGAACCAATGGTGCAAACGCATTGAAAAAATCCCTCTAGCCACCTCCCCGAATGACAAAGCAGTGACCCTTCCCCATGGTTTGTTCTTAATTTGCGGAAACCGAGCTTGGGCGGGAATCCCATCTAATCCTATCGGGGGACCATGTGCATTAGGCCGGCTGTCCCTGTTTACACCCAACCTGACCCATATTATTGATTGGCAAAATAAAAGCGCAAGCCTCAACTCGACCTTCAATTCGGTACGTACCAAAAGAGATCTAAAGAATCTAGATGAAGGCTGCGACTCTGTGATTGAACATTGGGACCGTACAAAAGCGACTGCCCTCACAGTTTTACTCCCTTGGGTAGCGATCGCTAAGTCACTAGGCGAATTGGGCCGCCTAGAGTGTTGGGTTGTAAAACAGGCCAATCTTACGTCAGCCGCCCTAACGGACCTCCTTTATGATGAGAAAGTCACGAGGCAAGCCACGCTCCAAAACAGAGCCGCCATcgatttcctcctcctgttacACCAGCACAAGTGCGAGGAGTTtgaaggtctctgctgcctcaacCTCTCATCCAGGGCTGAAGACGCGAGAGTCTCCATTGAGCGCATGCAAAATcatcttgaaaatattaaagcgCAAACCACCGACTGGCTGGGGGACATGTTCCGCGGGTGGGGGTTTTCAAACTGGGTAGTGGCCATCCTGAAGCCAATcgtttatttatgtttttcccTTATACTTGTGTTACTCGCTGCCTCAATACTatggaaaatactgaaaaactttattaaccgaGCCCTCTCCTCTCCGGAAGTCCTCCGACTCCAAGCACCCCCTAACtcaccagaagaaaactcttGGGAGGACCCTGACGAAGGAGACAGCATGGAGCCTGTAGACCAAGAACTGCCCTATGAGGACAGCGAATTCGAACCTTGA